In a single window of the Planctomycetia bacterium genome:
- a CDS encoding aromatic ring-hydroxylating dioxygenase subunit alpha encodes MADSLADILRIYDPAASLDRALTIPAPYYTDARIAELESRAVFGGSWQVAARLDQLREPGSFVTTVIAGEPIVVVRGQDGQLRAFYNVCRHHAAAVATTPEGTCDALRCPYHGWTYDLAGALKTTPDFAGADDFDKANNGLVPVRCETWENFVFVNLSTGGAALADFLGEIVPRVAKLNIDSLRFFERRSYILNCNWKVYVDNYLDGGYHIPYLHKSLNTVIDYNDYMIDCFERTVLQWSPMKVGKDAETAAVRKGEAAYYWWVYPNFMLNWYEGVMDTNLVRPLGVDRCEVVFDFYFDDTTSAAEARNRASIAVGERVQKEDVDICEAVQRGLGSRAYVAGRLSPRREGGEHLFHRLLHSDLRKAVES; translated from the coding sequence ATGGCCGATTCGCTCGCTGACATCCTTCGCATTTACGACCCCGCCGCATCGCTCGATCGGGCGCTGACGATCCCGGCGCCGTATTACACCGACGCACGCATCGCCGAGCTTGAAAGCCGTGCCGTCTTCGGCGGCTCGTGGCAGGTCGCAGCTCGACTGGATCAACTCCGCGAGCCCGGCAGCTTCGTGACGACGGTGATCGCGGGCGAGCCGATCGTGGTGGTTCGCGGGCAGGACGGGCAGCTTCGGGCGTTTTACAACGTCTGCCGACATCATGCCGCGGCCGTGGCGACCACGCCGGAGGGCACTTGCGACGCCCTGCGATGTCCCTACCACGGCTGGACCTACGACCTTGCGGGCGCGTTGAAGACCACGCCCGACTTCGCCGGGGCCGATGACTTCGACAAAGCGAATAACGGCCTCGTGCCCGTCCGATGCGAGACGTGGGAGAACTTCGTCTTTGTGAATCTTTCGACCGGCGGGGCGGCGTTGGCGGACTTTCTCGGCGAGATCGTGCCGCGCGTGGCGAAGCTGAATATTGACTCGCTGCGGTTCTTCGAGCGGCGAAGTTACATTCTGAACTGCAACTGGAAGGTGTACGTCGATAACTACCTCGACGGCGGCTACCACATTCCCTATCTGCACAAGAGCCTCAACACCGTCATCGACTACAACGACTACATGATCGACTGCTTCGAGCGGACGGTCCTTCAGTGGAGCCCGATGAAGGTGGGCAAGGATGCCGAGACGGCGGCGGTTCGCAAGGGCGAAGCGGCGTATTACTGGTGGGTGTATCCGAACTTCATGCTCAATTGGTATGAGGGCGTGATGGACACCAATCTTGTCCGGCCGCTGGGGGTCGATCGCTGCGAGGTCGTCTTCGATTTCTACTTCGACGACACGACCAGCGCCGCCGAGGCGAGGAACCGGGCGAGCATCGCCGTCGGCGAGCGCGTCCAGAAGGAGGACGTCGACATCTGCGAGGCGGTGCAGCGCGGGCTGGGGTCGCGGGCCTACGTCGCGGGTCGGCTCAGCCCGCGCCGCGAGGGCGGGGAGCATCTGTTTCATCGCCTCCTTCATTCAGACTTGCGAAAGGCCGTTGAGTCGTGA
- a CDS encoding cation-translocating P-type ATPase — protein sequence MAHEFFGLKDAEDRHHAHAHDHDHDHSHFHDHAQGNAAEEARWAGFWLFITLVGGLLVVTSYYVQWFSPKDAATGEYLYKFQMDLVAAIGAILLATRILWHAIANLIRGHMHMDELVALAIVAAFGTGDYRAAGVIAFFLLLSELVETRTAIGARASIEELIKLTPKTARLIEGGSERIVEAAHLAKGQTIRVRPGDSIPADGKVVSGDSTVNQANITGESLPVDKRVGEPVFSGTINLTGAMDIEVTKVAGETTLGQVQNLILKAERTRIPIMRLIDQYVIWYTPAVLMLASLVLFFNKDDNGIQRAIAMLVASCPCALIMATPTAMVAGLSCAARLGILIKDVKHLESAGRLTGVVFDKTGTLTTGILSVTRLIPREGGDGAELLRLAAAAEQLSNHPAAKALQDVAREANIQSNKPEKFEEVPGKGVVATIRDEKTGDTIQVLVGRETFMRERGVDTKELAEAAEATEGMSQLYVAANGRLLGLIGLEDRTRPAAREAVEELRKIGIRRVAMLTGDRQAVARRVAAEMGCTEYRADCLPQEKLDLVNAMRSQGHRVMVIGDGVNDAPALAAGDLGVAMGAAGSDVAINSASIALLNNDLTRIPFLIRLSRATRRVVLQNLVFGVMFVVTVMALGAFDVIVPTVAAVLHALSSFVVVFNSARLVRFGEDRATHQQIMAAETDRNTDIPRPALA from the coding sequence ATGGCTCACGAATTCTTTGGCCTCAAGGACGCGGAAGATCGGCACCATGCCCACGCGCATGACCACGATCACGACCACAGTCACTTTCACGATCACGCCCAGGGCAATGCGGCCGAGGAGGCTCGCTGGGCGGGCTTCTGGCTGTTCATCACGCTCGTCGGCGGGTTGCTCGTCGTCACCAGCTACTACGTCCAGTGGTTCAGCCCCAAGGACGCCGCAACGGGTGAATACCTCTACAAGTTTCAGATGGACCTCGTCGCCGCCATTGGCGCGATCCTGCTTGCCACACGAATCCTCTGGCATGCGATCGCCAACTTGATTCGCGGCCACATGCACATGGACGAGTTGGTCGCCCTGGCCATCGTCGCGGCGTTCGGCACCGGCGACTATCGCGCGGCCGGGGTCATCGCCTTTTTCCTGCTGCTGTCGGAGTTAGTTGAGACCCGCACGGCAATCGGAGCCCGGGCAAGCATCGAGGAGCTGATCAAACTGACGCCGAAGACGGCGCGGCTGATTGAGGGCGGGAGCGAGCGAATCGTGGAAGCGGCACATTTGGCCAAGGGCCAGACGATCCGCGTTCGGCCGGGCGATAGCATTCCCGCGGACGGCAAGGTCGTCAGCGGCGACTCCACCGTGAACCAGGCAAACATCACCGGCGAATCCTTGCCCGTCGATAAGCGGGTCGGCGAACCCGTCTTTTCCGGAACGATCAATCTGACCGGGGCGATGGACATCGAGGTGACGAAGGTCGCCGGCGAGACGACGCTGGGGCAGGTTCAGAATCTGATCCTCAAGGCCGAGCGGACGCGCATACCGATCATGCGCTTGATCGATCAGTATGTCATCTGGTACACGCCGGCGGTGCTGATGCTGGCGTCGTTGGTCCTTTTCTTCAACAAGGACGACAACGGGATTCAGCGTGCCATCGCCATGTTGGTGGCGAGTTGCCCCTGCGCCCTGATCATGGCGACGCCGACGGCGATGGTGGCGGGCCTGTCCTGCGCGGCGCGGCTGGGCATCCTGATTAAAGACGTGAAGCATCTGGAGAGCGCCGGTCGCCTGACAGGCGTGGTGTTCGACAAGACCGGCACGCTGACGACGGGCATCCTTTCGGTGACACGGCTGATTCCTCGCGAAGGGGGTGACGGGGCGGAATTGCTGCGCCTGGCGGCTGCCGCAGAGCAGCTCAGCAATCACCCCGCCGCCAAGGCGCTTCAGGATGTCGCCCGCGAGGCCAACATCCAAAGCAACAAGCCGGAGAAATTTGAAGAGGTCCCGGGTAAGGGCGTCGTGGCGACGATCAGGGACGAAAAGACGGGCGACACCATTCAGGTGCTCGTCGGGCGCGAAACATTCATGCGCGAGCGAGGCGTCGACACCAAAGAGTTGGCCGAGGCGGCGGAGGCCACCGAGGGGATGAGCCAGCTTTATGTCGCGGCGAACGGACGTCTGCTGGGCTTGATCGGACTCGAGGATCGCACGAGACCGGCAGCGCGCGAGGCGGTAGAGGAACTGCGCAAGATCGGCATTCGCAGAGTGGCAATGCTCACCGGCGATCGTCAGGCGGTGGCGCGTCGCGTTGCGGCGGAGATGGGATGTACCGAGTATCGTGCCGATTGCCTCCCCCAGGAGAAGCTCGATCTGGTCAATGCCATGCGATCCCAGGGGCACCGGGTCATGGTGATCGGCGACGGCGTGAACGACGCACCGGCGCTGGCCGCCGGAGACCTGGGCGTTGCGATGGGCGCGGCCGGCAGCGACGTGGCGATCAATTCGGCCTCGATCGCCCTGCTTAATAATGACCTGACGCGCATTCCCTTTCTGATTCGACTGAGCCGGGCGACTCGCCGCGTTGTCCTGCAGAACCTGGTGTTCGGTGTCATGTTCGTCGTCACGGTCATGGCCCTGGGGGCATTTGACGTGATTGTGCCGACGGTCGCCGCGGTTCTTCACGCGCTATCCAGCTTCGTCGTCGTCTTCAATTCGGCCCGGTTGGTACGCTTCGGCGAGGATCGTGCCACGCATCAACAGATCATGGCCGCCGAGACAGACCGGAATACCGATATTCCGAGGCCCGCCCTGGCGTAG
- the nuoB gene encoding NADH-quinone oxidoreductase subunit NuoB — protein sequence MGNDDLVTTRLETLVNFFREKGVNWARKNSLWPMPFATACCGIELMATGASRYDVARFGAEVMRFSPRQSDLLICAGRVAIKMMPVLQRIYLQMAEPKWVISMGACASTGGVFDTYAVVQGVDQFLPVDVYVPGCPPRPETLIEGIMAIQRLVEKEGIRPSAEREKGMRHVVQPTYQLTMPTAAE from the coding sequence ATGGGTAACGACGACTTGGTGACCACGCGTCTTGAGACGCTGGTCAACTTCTTCCGCGAGAAGGGCGTCAACTGGGCACGGAAGAACTCGCTGTGGCCGATGCCGTTTGCGACGGCGTGCTGTGGAATCGAGCTGATGGCAACCGGCGCGAGCCGCTATGACGTCGCCCGATTCGGCGCCGAGGTGATGCGCTTCAGCCCGCGTCAGAGCGACCTGCTCATCTGTGCCGGCCGCGTGGCGATCAAGATGATGCCCGTCCTCCAGCGGATTTACCTTCAGATGGCGGAACCCAAATGGGTGATTTCGATGGGAGCTTGCGCCTCGACCGGCGGCGTTTTCGATACCTACGCCGTGGTACAGGGAGTCGATCAATTCCTACCCGTTGATGTGTACGTGCCGGGCTGTCCGCCGCGGCCGGAAACGCTGATCGAGGGCATCATGGCGATTCAGCGACTGGTGGAGAAGGAAGGGATTCGTCCCAGCGCCGAGCGAGAAAAGGGAATGAGGCACGTCGTCCAGCCGACCTATCAGTTGACGATGCCGACGGCCGCTGAATAA
- a CDS encoding NADH-quinone oxidoreductase subunit C: MLAALQSKFPSMSLELRPLVVRTNKPADQFYVRVEPGALLEVMRFLRDDERTKFEQLIDLTCVDYLNFPDAADRYGVVYSLLSLTHNHRLWIKCFVNDPKPTVPSVTSIWKSADWMEREVFDMFGVVFEGHPDLRRILTWDEFEAYPLRKDYPLRGKGEREDYPVIHRTDA, from the coding sequence ATGCTCGCCGCGCTGCAATCGAAATTCCCCTCGATGTCCCTTGAACTGCGCCCCCTTGTGGTGAGGACGAACAAGCCGGCCGATCAATTCTATGTGCGTGTCGAACCGGGCGCGCTGCTCGAAGTGATGCGTTTCCTGCGGGACGATGAACGCACGAAGTTCGAGCAGCTCATTGACCTGACCTGCGTGGACTATCTGAACTTCCCCGACGCCGCCGATCGGTACGGCGTGGTGTATTCGCTGCTTTCACTGACACACAACCACCGGCTGTGGATCAAGTGCTTCGTGAACGATCCCAAGCCGACGGTGCCGAGCGTTACTTCCATCTGGAAAAGCGCGGATTGGATGGAACGCGAAGTTTTCGACATGTTCGGCGTGGTGTTTGAGGGGCATCCGGATCTTCGACGCATCCTGACCTGGGACGAGTTTGAAGCCTACCCGCTGCGTAAGGACTATCCGCTGCGCGGCAAGGGCGAGCGCGAAGACTACCCGGTCATACACCGCACCGACGCATGA
- a CDS encoding TerC family protein yields the protein MTELLTVENGVALLTLTGLEIVLGIDNIIFIAILAGKLDAPLQPRARRTGLLLAMITRILLLFGISWVTRLTAELFSVIGHPFSGRDLIMLVGGLFLIGKATFEIHHKMEGPSGKESMAKVSDSFKAVIIQIIMIDVVFSLDSVITAVGMARDITIMIAAVVISVGIMLVAAGPISAFVERHPTVKILALSFLLLIGVMLVADGCGQHIPRGYIYFAMAFSLVVELLNQRVRQVQMAQTAPIDR from the coding sequence ATGACAGAATTACTGACAGTAGAGAATGGAGTTGCTCTACTGACTTTGACCGGGCTCGAAATCGTCCTCGGCATCGACAACATCATCTTTATCGCCATCCTCGCCGGCAAGCTCGATGCGCCCCTGCAGCCCAGGGCTCGGCGGACCGGGCTCCTCCTCGCGATGATCACGCGCATCCTGCTCCTGTTCGGCATCAGTTGGGTAACAAGGCTGACCGCCGAACTCTTCAGCGTCATTGGCCATCCCTTCAGCGGCCGAGACCTCATCATGCTGGTTGGCGGGCTGTTCCTGATCGGCAAGGCGACCTTTGAAATCCATCACAAGATGGAGGGGCCCTCGGGCAAAGAGTCGATGGCCAAGGTCTCGGACTCATTCAAGGCGGTCATCATCCAGATCATAATGATCGATGTCGTATTCTCCCTCGACTCGGTCATTACCGCCGTCGGCATGGCCCGCGATATCACCATCATGATTGCCGCAGTCGTGATCTCCGTGGGAATCATGCTCGTCGCGGCTGGGCCGATTTCCGCATTCGTTGAGCGTCATCCCACCGTGAAGATTCTGGCCCTTTCCTTCCTGCTGCTGATCGGCGTGATGCTCGTCGCCGATGGCTGCGGGCAGCACATCCCCAGGGGGTACATCTATTTTGCGATGGCTTTCTCGCTGGTCGTTGAGCTCTTGAACCAACGCGTGAGACAGGTGCAGATGGCTCAGACGGCGCCGATCGATCGCTGA
- a CDS encoding IS1380 family transposase yields MFFSSLGRKKIVADFTGGTLTSDAGGLLLREVERRLGLVDQLAGVINDPRDPARIQHDQRVMLAQRIFAIAMGYEDLNDHQALRSDPVLAVLTGRPPSADEPLASSPTLCRLENRVTRGDLARMSRVLVEQFIASYESPPEELILDFDATDDPIHGNQEGRFFHGYYDHHCFLPLYVFCGSRLLVSYLRPSNIDGAHHAWPILKLLVQRLRQAWPGVRIIVRGDSGFCRRRMMKWCDRHGVKYVLGLARNTVLEKAAESFMQAAEAQFATTQQKVRNFHEIEYAAQTWDRPRRVIVKAERLVQGPNVRFVVTNLTDRTPNDIYDGLYTARGDMENRIKEQQLGLFADRTSCHAFLANQFRLLLSSAAYVLVETLRRTALAGTELAEAQVNTIRLKLFKVAARVVVSVRRVVLRLSSSCPLQDLWRSLVPRLRLIPPAPS; encoded by the coding sequence ATGTTCTTTTCCAGTCTCGGCCGCAAGAAAATCGTGGCCGATTTCACAGGCGGAACGCTCACCTCAGACGCCGGGGGTCTGCTGCTTCGGGAGGTCGAGCGGCGTCTGGGCCTGGTCGATCAACTGGCCGGGGTCATCAACGACCCGCGTGATCCGGCCCGAATTCAACATGACCAGCGGGTCATGCTGGCCCAGCGCATCTTTGCCATTGCGATGGGCTACGAAGATCTCAACGACCATCAAGCCCTGCGGAGCGATCCCGTGCTGGCGGTCCTGACCGGGCGGCCGCCGAGCGCGGATGAGCCGCTGGCCAGCAGTCCGACCTTGTGCCGGCTGGAGAACCGCGTCACGCGCGGCGACCTGGCACGAATGTCGCGTGTGCTGGTGGAGCAGTTCATCGCGTCCTATGAATCGCCGCCGGAGGAATTGATCCTCGACTTCGACGCGACCGACGATCCGATCCACGGCAACCAGGAAGGCCGCTTCTTCCACGGCTATTACGACCACCACTGCTTCCTACCGCTGTATGTGTTCTGCGGCTCGCGGCTGCTGGTCTCCTACCTGCGGCCCAGCAACATCGACGGGGCCCATCACGCCTGGCCCATCCTGAAGCTGCTGGTGCAGCGCTTGCGACAGGCGTGGCCCGGGGTGCGGATCATCGTCCGCGGGGATTCCGGCTTCTGCCGCCGGCGAATGATGAAATGGTGCGACCGGCACGGCGTCAAGTACGTGCTGGGCCTGGCCCGCAACACCGTCCTGGAGAAAGCGGCCGAGTCCTTCATGCAGGCGGCCGAGGCCCAGTTCGCCACCACGCAGCAGAAGGTGCGGAACTTCCACGAGATCGAGTACGCGGCGCAGACCTGGGATCGCCCGCGCCGCGTGATCGTCAAGGCCGAGCGGCTGGTTCAGGGGCCCAACGTTCGATTCGTGGTGACCAACCTGACCGACCGCACGCCGAACGATATCTACGACGGTCTGTACACGGCCCGCGGCGACATGGAGAACCGCATCAAGGAGCAGCAGCTCGGGCTCTTCGCCGATCGCACCAGTTGCCACGCCTTCCTGGCCAATCAGTTCCGGCTGCTGTTGTCCTCGGCGGCCTACGTCCTGGTGGAAACGCTGCGCCGCACGGCCCTGGCCGGCACCGAACTGGCCGAGGCCCAGGTGAACACCATTCGCCTGAAACTCTTCAAGGTCGCCGCGCGGGTGGTCGTCTCCGTGCGCCGCGTCGTACTGCGACTGTCGAGCAGCTGCCCCCTGCAGGACCTGTGGCGATCCCTGGTTCCACGACTCCGCCTGATCCCGCCCGCCCCATCATGA
- a CDS encoding glycosyltransferase, with product MNVFMLGWEFPPFISGGLGTACYGLTKAMSELGHHVIFVLPQPIAGTFSTHVTLKTPSVELAEAAYRAYTLREFDNVEFRAIPSTLQPYTSPETRFDEIHNTTQSITSQDVVAGGGAKSIANTPTSILGMRSSSAAAGHYGGDMFAETQRFAEIAVILARTEQFDVVHAHDWMTYPAGIAVARAMGKPLVVHVHSTEFDRSGEHVNQRIYDIEREGVHVADKAIAVSHFTRNLLLSRYAAPADRVEVVYNAIDNNGSDYELPPAIGNEEKLVLFLGRITMQKGPEYFLGAAKKVLEFEKNVRFVMAGTGDMTKRMIELAAELGIGHKVVFTGFLRGNDVARIFKMADLYVMPSVSEPFGIAPLEALSHDVPVLISKQSGVSEILSHVLKVDFWDVDEMANKIVAVLRHPPLQATLREHGNFEIQKLTWRDSAEACVGVYGQAIAARRKAR from the coding sequence ATGAACGTCTTCATGTTAGGTTGGGAGTTTCCGCCGTTTATCTCCGGCGGCCTGGGCACGGCCTGTTACGGTCTGACCAAGGCGATGTCGGAGCTCGGCCACCACGTCATTTTCGTTTTGCCACAGCCGATCGCCGGAACTTTCTCGACACATGTGACCCTGAAGACACCCTCAGTCGAATTGGCCGAGGCGGCCTATCGCGCCTACACGCTGCGCGAGTTCGACAATGTCGAGTTTCGCGCCATTCCGTCCACGCTTCAGCCCTATACGTCGCCGGAAACCCGCTTTGACGAGATTCACAACACCACTCAATCCATCACCTCACAGGACGTGGTGGCGGGCGGCGGGGCAAAATCGATCGCCAATACTCCGACTTCCATCCTTGGGATGCGCAGCAGCAGTGCCGCGGCCGGCCATTACGGCGGAGACATGTTCGCCGAGACACAGCGATTCGCCGAGATCGCCGTGATACTGGCGCGGACCGAGCAGTTCGACGTGGTTCATGCCCACGACTGGATGACCTACCCGGCGGGGATCGCGGTGGCCCGGGCGATGGGCAAGCCGCTCGTTGTGCACGTTCACTCGACCGAGTTCGATCGCAGCGGCGAACACGTCAACCAGCGGATATACGACATCGAGCGCGAAGGTGTCCACGTGGCCGACAAGGCGATTGCCGTCAGCCATTTCACGCGAAACCTTTTGCTCTCCCGATATGCGGCGCCGGCCGACCGCGTTGAAGTGGTCTATAACGCGATTGACAACAACGGCAGCGATTACGAATTGCCGCCGGCCATTGGCAATGAGGAGAAGCTCGTTCTCTTCCTCGGTCGCATCACCATGCAAAAAGGCCCTGAGTATTTTCTCGGGGCGGCCAAGAAGGTGCTGGAGTTCGAGAAAAATGTGCGCTTCGTCATGGCTGGAACCGGCGACATGACCAAGCGGATGATCGAGCTGGCCGCGGAACTGGGCATCGGGCACAAGGTGGTGTTCACGGGTTTTCTGCGCGGCAACGACGTTGCGCGCATCTTCAAAATGGCGGACCTATACGTTATGCCGTCGGTGAGCGAGCCGTTCGGCATCGCCCCATTGGAGGCGTTGTCGCACGACGTGCCGGTGTTGATTTCCAAGCAGTCCGGCGTCTCGGAAATCCTGAGCCACGTCTTAAAGGTGGACTTCTGGGATGTCGACGAGATGGCGAACAAGATCGTCGCCGTGTTGCGGCACCCGCCGCTGCAAGCTACTCTGCGAGAGCACGGCAACTTTGAGATCCAGAAACTCACCTGGCGTGACTCGGCCGAGGCCTGCGTGGGGGTTTATGGTCAGGCGATTGCCGCTCGGCGGAAGGCAAGGTAG
- a CDS encoding polysaccharide deacetylase family protein: protein MASVCFYFQVHQPFRLRRYSIFDADHNYFDDYKNAEICRKVATKCYLPANQCILDMIRVHEGRFRCSYSLTGVVLDQFEAYCPEVIESFKRLADTGCVEFLAETYYHSLAFLFSRAEFEEQVALQQERIGRLFGQKSTVFRNTELIYNNDVAAAAHKLGYKAIIAEGADHLLGYRSPNFVYKAPSAPITVLLKNYRLSDDIAFRFGNRSWAEWPLTAEKFAKWVNQVNGNGYAVNLFMDYETFGEHQWTETGIFEFLYHMPGEVMKISGDNNFMKPSEIVSAYEPSGEYDCPHLISWADTERDLSAWLGNAMQSNALQEAFALEGAVKAKGDAELLSDWRRLLTSDHFYYMCTKYFADGDVHKYFNPYESPYDSYINYMNVLDNVAARSRQSLTAPLNRPAR from the coding sequence ATGGCTTCGGTTTGCTTTTATTTTCAGGTTCACCAGCCTTTCCGACTGCGTCGTTACTCGATTTTCGACGCCGATCATAATTATTTCGACGATTACAAGAACGCGGAAATCTGTCGCAAGGTGGCGACGAAATGCTACCTGCCCGCGAATCAGTGCATCCTCGACATGATTCGTGTCCATGAGGGGCGCTTTCGCTGTTCGTATTCGCTGACCGGCGTCGTGCTGGACCAATTCGAGGCGTACTGCCCGGAAGTCATCGAGAGCTTCAAACGCCTGGCCGATACGGGCTGCGTCGAGTTTCTGGCAGAGACGTATTACCACAGCCTCGCGTTCCTGTTTTCTCGCGCCGAGTTCGAGGAACAAGTCGCCTTGCAGCAGGAGCGGATCGGCCGGCTTTTTGGCCAGAAGAGCACCGTATTTCGTAACACCGAACTCATCTACAACAACGATGTCGCCGCCGCGGCCCACAAGTTGGGCTACAAGGCGATCATCGCGGAAGGCGCCGATCACCTGCTGGGATACCGCTCGCCGAATTTTGTCTATAAGGCTCCTTCCGCGCCGATCACGGTACTGCTGAAGAACTATCGCCTGTCCGACGACATAGCATTTCGCTTTGGCAACAGAAGCTGGGCCGAGTGGCCGCTGACGGCGGAGAAGTTCGCTAAATGGGTCAACCAGGTCAACGGCAATGGATACGCGGTCAACCTGTTCATGGATTACGAAACTTTCGGCGAGCATCAGTGGACCGAGACGGGCATATTTGAGTTCCTGTACCACATGCCCGGCGAGGTCATGAAGATCAGCGGGGACAACAATTTCATGAAGCCGTCGGAAATCGTGAGCGCGTATGAACCGTCCGGTGAGTACGACTGCCCTCATTTGATCAGTTGGGCCGATACCGAGCGCGACCTGTCGGCCTGGCTGGGCAACGCGATGCAGTCAAACGCCTTGCAGGAGGCGTTCGCGTTGGAGGGTGCGGTCAAGGCGAAGGGCGATGCGGAGTTGCTTTCGGATTGGCGCCGGCTGCTGACCTCCGACCACTTTTATTACATGTGTACCAAATACTTCGCCGACGGCGACGTTCACAAGTATTTCAATCCCTATGAGTCGCCGTACGACAGCTACATCAACTATATGAACGTTCTCGACAACGTCGCAGCCCGGTCCAGACAATCTCTCACGGCGCCGCTTAATCGGCCTGCCAGGTAG
- a CDS encoding methyltransferase domain-containing protein, which translates to MSHQTMEAHYQPNWNLTQAHGLLGYNCGYAESSGCASFDQHQQALVWRLLGDTVIGSDSTVLDVGCGIGGPSTWIARRFSPKQILSIEYCWSSVLAAGRRPSNDSVRPRFLQGDAHSLPVADKTIDVIFNLESALHYSDKRRFIAECHRALRPGGTLCLGDITTTHKLLFAPVSLLNSLPSQFNSNVTLWSADDYQAAFEGAGLELRHHEEASQGVASSLRDGLSEVRKRGWSGSRGFRGRILFLAALERLFRAGLLRYDLFRVTRKAA; encoded by the coding sequence ATGTCGCATCAAACGATGGAGGCCCACTATCAGCCGAACTGGAACCTGACGCAGGCGCACGGGCTGCTGGGTTACAACTGCGGCTATGCAGAGTCATCGGGCTGCGCTTCTTTCGATCAGCATCAGCAGGCACTCGTCTGGCGGCTACTGGGTGACACGGTGATCGGTAGCGATTCAACCGTGCTGGACGTCGGATGTGGAATCGGCGGGCCGTCAACGTGGATCGCCCGACGGTTTTCACCAAAGCAAATTCTCAGCATCGAATACTGCTGGTCGAGCGTCTTGGCGGCCGGTCGAAGACCGAGCAATGATTCGGTGCGCCCCCGATTTCTCCAGGGAGACGCCCACAGTTTGCCGGTGGCGGACAAGACGATTGACGTCATCTTCAATCTCGAATCGGCGCTTCATTATTCTGACAAGCGGCGATTCATTGCGGAGTGCCATCGTGCATTGCGGCCGGGCGGCACACTGTGCCTCGGCGACATCACCACGACACACAAGCTGCTGTTCGCCCCCGTGTCGCTCTTGAACAGCTTGCCGAGCCAATTCAATTCCAACGTCACGCTCTGGTCGGCCGACGACTACCAAGCCGCCTTCGAAGGAGCCGGTCTCGAACTTCGGCACCATGAGGAAGCGTCTCAGGGCGTCGCGAGCTCACTTCGTGACGGGCTTTCCGAGGTGAGAAAACGCGGCTGGTCGGGTTCCCGCGGCTTTCGCGGACGGATCCTCTTTCTGGCTGCTTTGGAAAGATTGTTCCGTGCCGGCCTCCTTCGGTACGACCTCTTTCGCGTGACTCGAAAAGCCGCCTAG